Within the Cyprinus carpio isolate SPL01 chromosome B18, ASM1834038v1, whole genome shotgun sequence genome, the region TTAGTTTTGCtttaatatttggaaatattttcactCAATATTCACTTTTCGTAtatcatgttgtttttttccacttttaCCTGCTGCATGGAGCTGACAAATCACAGCCTTGCTTTCAGAAGTATTGTGTGATATTGTGTAAAAAGGTGTAGTCTTTTATAATGTTCCACAGGAGGTTCTTTTCAAAGCCTCCTTTGTGTTACGTGGCAATCAGTGAAAAAACTTTGGTAAACAACCACTTTAGCTGTTGTAATCCAAGCAATGTCATGATTAGCTTTGCAGTCACAGATCTAAAAGCTTCATACATTTatcatttttctctctcatacTCGATCGCTCCTCTTTTGTCCCAGCTACCATCACACTGCGTGTCAACACTTTCTCACTGTGCTTGTCCGATTCTTTTATTTGGATAGTTGGTGCCCTTTTGGAAGTAATGGATTGCTCTCATCCAGCCGTTTACCACTGCAGGGACACAAATCAACTGGCATTTCCTCTTGAGCATTAGAAGATACAACACATATCATCATCTGGCCCTATTGGAGCAATTCTGAAGTGATTGCTTTTTTGGAGCGGTAATATCACAAAGTCAAAAAACAAGAGTTCAGCTTTGGGTCATATCACAGAAATGAGTTAGTCTCAGTGGTAAGTTTCATATGAATATATGACTTATGATATTTTGAAACATCACAATTATTACaccaaatgtttatttctatagTGTGTACAAGCCCACTGAGTGACCAGTAAGTTCAAGTGTTTTGTACTTAATGAAGTCTTTAAGTACATTCCTCTATTAATTTACCACTATCAACAGCACATGTGAACACCagcaaaatgcagaaatgttatttgGAGCGTGACATTCACTAAAGAACAGCGCCATCTAGTGGATGATCAGAAGATTTCTGATTCGTGTTGTGACTTGTTGCGTAAAACCTCAGTATGTAGCCTATATTAAGTAATAGTTTTacctttttgtttgtaaattatgTTTGTGGCCTATATTTAGTGATAGTTATTCATCAATGCATTTCATCTATTGAGGGGCTGGTTTACATTCCTTAACcaaattaaacacaaaagttTGTATAGAAGAGTAGAGGCCATCATGTCTAAGTTTTCCCTTTTTGACTTTGAGAACATGTGATAGAATCGTATCTTGCTTCATATATTTGAAGCCATGGACGTATGAAGCAAGCTACGATGCATGCTAAATGGTGAGCGAAACTGATTTGTACAATATAAAAGTCCCTCTATCAGAGCAGTACTGAAACCGAAAAATATTTTGGTAAGTGAGGTTAATTAATTCGGGAATTTTGTATAAAATTCGCACATTCgctaataatttgtttaaaatggtaCCTTAACTAATAAATGACGCAAAATGGTACTTCATTTTAACATTACATCTTTACAAAATAGAAGAGATAGCCTACTCTTTGTTGGAATAACTACACTTTGTAAATATGCTGGTTTTAACCAACTCTAGacaaaaaagtaattattcaAACTCAGATGCATAAgatctataataaaaaataaattgaaaataaataaataaatttgaagcaaataaataataaataaaaggtgtCTAAAAGTAAATTATGCAgattatgcacaaaaaaaaaataccattacgAAACATATTTCACAACTTTTAGATGCCtttgtaaagaaaacattttaatgcagaAAACCTACTCAAAAGTAGGCTACAGATCGGATTCATTACCGCTATATTATACTACTTTGATTCTAACCCtcatttatcacaaaaaaaatgaatgggaaattgAATACTAGGTTATGCCTTAATTTCTTGTTAAGTGAGAAAAGCTTGTTCTGAATGTTCAAACAATAAGGACACCAAGTCCTTGTcctatattaaattgtttatccCAAAGACGCACAGCTAGACATTATCCATATGCTTCTCGGCTATATTTATGATTCTGACTATATAATATTTGTTGCAGTGTTCGAAGCAAGCGGAGGTCTCTcctttccccaaaaaaaacaaaaacaaaaaaaaacggagaaggggggagaaaaaagaaaaaggtctaCACAGGAAAAAAGGTGGTCCCACTCCGAGAACACCGTTTCCAAGCAGGCGGTCTCAATTTCATACTTTTCTGCTCGTATTGCTTCGTCTCTGTAGTGATAGAAACAAGTTAACAACCATTATTTTTGGACTCAACATGTTTATGTTAGCAAATACTATGGAGATGCTATCTTTCTAGCCGGATTAAAGTTTTAGAAACGCGGTAACGTTAAATGGAGAGAAGAGCAGAAACTGGAGTGAAGAGGCTGGCGCTGGGAATCTCGCCTTCTTACTCCCACCATCGCCTGTAAGAAAATCCCTCCTAAGGTAACTTTCAACTCTATCTGGACTTTAAAAGTTAACGCttttggttttaaagggataccGTTGTCgttaaaactacaaaataacgGAAACCTTAGCGATTAAGTTCGGGTTTTTTGATCCAGGCCTCGAAAACAATTGATTTGGGGAGGTTTTTTGTCATGTTGGGGGGTAACGTTAAGTAACGTTATGTCCGCTATATCGTTCACTTTCAAGCATTTTGACGATTTATTAACGGCTTTGAAACACGACTTTTTGAAGTTTGTTTTGAGCGATTTATAATTGAGCAAGTGTCTCAGTTTAAGTCTTTGTGGGGGGCCCGTTTTTTTGGGGTTTGTGTTAAAGTCCAGTTGTAGGGTCAGTCTGTAGTTTAGTGTTTAACAATATAAAGTCCTCAGTTGATATGTTATGATACTACTAATATGATTAGTGGTGCCATAGTTATTGATTTTCTTACCAGCTTCTCTTTTCTCTGATACAGTTAATACACAGCGCACATCACAACAGCTCCAGAGATCACCGTTTCAGACTTGAAGCGATATCTAACGCGGAAACGCAATATAACGTATACGGTTAACGGAAAGGTTATGCAACAAATATTTATACGTTGCACTTATTTAAGTTggacgtctgtctgtctgtctgtctatccacaAATGAGAAATAACAGCAGTTATTTAAGTATATTGTTGAATTTATGCTTATTCACGGTTTCTTTGCACTTATTAACAGcactatttgtttttattatacacAGGAATAATAATTGTTATACTATTGTCTTATCTTTCTATTTAGCTATTGACAGGAGTGTACACATGTgatattcactttttatttaagatagcctattgaataataattattcaatgatataatttttttttttaagttatatttattaatattattttttatttttttgttatgtcatttacattataatttacaaaaatgataTTGTTATCAACAGAAACCTTTTATTCTCCAATATCAGCATGCACTGTTACTGTTCACACTTGATAACAAACATGagctaaaataaaacatctcacactgaatgcaaaatatacattattatacacttaaagggatagtgcacccaaaaatgaaaatttggtcgtTATGTACTACTCACCCTcaattgttccaaacctctatgaatttctttcttctgtaaaacacaaagctattttgaggaatgtgggtaaccaaacagtaactggtccccattgactttcatactatgtagtgaaaaaaaaaaaaaactatggaagttAAATAGGGACCCGAAACTGTTAGGTTACCCACGTtctacaaaacatattttttcttcttcagtaaaaGAAAGGAGCTCATGCTAGAtcaatttgagggtgagtaaaagatgacagaattttattttttttggtggactatcACTTTAATACACATGCTTTATATGTGTAATAGTCTATACTAAGCAGATTTCTTACTGAATTTagatattaagaaattaatacttaaactttttttttttttttttttttccagatttactCTTGCAGATTTCACACTGACTGGATTTAAGGCAATTCTGGAGGGATAACTGACCGTGGGCCTGGACGTGTCCCCTCGTGGTGTTTGCCGGTGTGGCACTACACCGTGAACTGATTGGATGCTGCCTGGGAGCTGAGGATGTGCTGCTGGCACCAGGAAGGAAGGATTTTGATGTGATGGGGTGCAGGACGAGCAAAGTCCTCCCAGAGCCACCCGCTGATGTCCAACTTGACCTAGTTAAAAAGGTAGAGCCGCATCAGACTGATGTCTATAAAAACTTCATCAAAAGTGACGGTGGCGGGGAGAAAACAGGCTCGCCATCACCTCAGGGTCAAAGCCAGGCTGCTGCGAAGGTGAGCCAGTCTCCTCCTCCAGCTAACAGCCAGCCTGAGCCTGCTGACCCACACCGGAAAAAAGTAGCCAAATACAGGGCCAAATTTGACCCTCGAGTGACTGCTAAGTATGATATCAAAGCTTTGATAGGCCGGGGCAGTTTCAGTCGGGTAATACGAGTGGAACACAGAAGCACACGGCAGCCGTACGCCATCAAGATGATCGAGACACGCTACCGTGAGGGCAGAGAAGTATGTGAATCTGAACTTTGCGTGCTGCGAAGGGTGCGCCACACCAACATCATTCAACTGATGGAGGTGTTCGAGACGGCTGAGCGGGTCTACATGGTGATGGAGTTGGCCACCGGCGGAGAACTGTTCGACCGCATCATCGCCCGCGGGTCGTTCACAGAAAGGGACGCCACGCGAGTGCTACAGATGGTTCTCGATGGGGTGAAGTACCTCCATACGTTGGGCATCACGCACAGAGACCTAAAGCCTGAAAACTTGCTTTACTACCATCCTGGTGCTGATTCCAAGATTATGATCACAGACTTTGGTTTGGCCAGCACGCGGAAGAAAGGCGACGAATGCCTGATGAAGACTACCTGTGGAACACCTGAGTACATCGCTCCAGAGATACTCGTCCGAAAGCCCTACACTAATGCAGTAGACATGTGGGCGCTGGGAGTCATCTCCTACATACTGCTCAGTGGAACCATGCCTTTTGAGGATGACAATCGCATGCGCCTGTACCGACAGATCCTCAAAGGGAAATACAGCTTCTCCGGGGAGGTAAGAACAGTGCGACCGCTTTATCTCTGTGTGCTGTGCTCAAAATCGTTTACCCAGtttggtgttcctggtcaaaaaataaaaaatcgctTGTAAATCTCTCTTtatatcaacttgttttctttgaattagcacaggttttggaACTGATTGGTTGTGGGCTTCATTGATCTGAGCTAATGCACCTCCATTTTTAAGTGgagataaaaaatgtataaaaaaattgtgGGTAATTTTGGCTCCAAGTgatcagatcaatgaggcctacaaCCAACCAtgagttccaaaaagaaatacaaacctgtggtatttaaaagaaaacaagttgataaaattattccaaaatgatCTTTTATTTGATTATAGTATAGCATATTGAGAAATTAATTTTTGAAGAGGTCTGTGAACACCACACGTctaacaaaaagagaaaaatccccaaaaagtataaaaaatatataattttttttggggggagaaGTTGTTATACCTTGTGAGCAaagtaagttttagtccaatgcatAGTATTaccattttcaggaaaaagaaaatcctttcTGGGTAAAAGTGACCAAAACTAATACAAAGTTGAgggttaatattattattcattatgaaGTCAGAATgatatgcatatattttacaCAGTCTATATGCTGGAAGTGTACATGAAAATATGCATGCAGaatctttaataatgtttgtaatcTGAAGTTTAAAATGGCTAGCGTCAAATAGATAATCATGGACTTACAGATTTGATTTACAGATCGTATTAAATGgtataatgtattatttcaaGTTTAATGTGCTTGTGTCTCACACGACACAACTAAAAGCCTTCAGATCTCATACagataaagatttaaaaactttttacagAGTTAAAGTTACAGATGAGGTATTAGCCAAACTCAACATGTCAAAACCCAAAGAGATAATTCACAGAGATAAAATCTTATTCATGATATATGTAAAAACTAATAATGGTAACACATTGCACATGTGTACAAATATTCTGTGTAGAGTGGTGGGTCATCAGGACTGGAATTCGGAACCGctgctttacaataaggttctttgttaacattatgtaaactaaatttttcaacatgaaaaaTACTAATATAGCATTAATTGATTGAAATTGTAACATTtacacacactttattttaaggtccaattctcaccattgACAAACCAATAACTTTGATAACttattttgctgcttattattagttagtaaggtagtttaggtattgggcagGATAAGGAATGTagatatggtcatgcagaatatgtgcttaataataaatggaaacaatatgcaaatatgttaataataggcatgctaataaacaactagttaatagtgagaaattgttgattttaaaatcaaaagttgtagcctatctgttaatattatttaatggacatgagctaacatgaactaacaatgaacagttatgtttttattaagtaacattaaaaatgaattatttgtaaaagttaggtaatgcattaactaacgggATCTTACTGTAaagttgttatgtttttattaagtaacattaaaaatgaattataagaaatgtatgcgtgagctatatatatatatatatatatatatatatatatatatatatatatatatatatatatatatgagattttTATGAGCAATGTGGATCATGTATGTACAAAACAAGGGTTGCTGGGAGATTGAAAATGCAGATGTTTTTGATTAGGTATAGAAGTGCTATAAAGCATATGCTGATGTTACTTGGTTTTATTAAACCCAGCGGTATTTGTATGCCATGTTGTTGTGCTCATTTGCTATTGTACTATGCGTTATGATTCATTAGTTTTTAGCTGGCCACTTTTGCAAACAAACAAGCTCTTGCGAAATATACATGCTTAGTATGTTATGTTGATGTTAATGTGCAGtattcacttttaaatgttttacaattatttGATGTTAGACTTCTTTCCCCAACCCAAATTTAAAGCTGATGTGTGTAAAATACTTTCTCTTATGCCAGCTTGCTTATATTTGTGCAGAGACAAGTATTAGTAAGCATTCGTAGGTTGATTTCCCCGAAAAGTGTAAGCGCTGTGGTCTGTGGCACTTTCAGCATTGCACTGTTTGTTTGAGCGGCCTTACATAGCAACATTGATTCAACAAATGGTTTGAGTTTGGGGCGGCACTACCTGTTTGTCCGTTGAGTGGCAGCCGGGGGGTTTTGGGGGTGGAATGTTTACTAGGAAACATATTCTTGCAGTTTTATTGAGTACAGACATTctctatatttttgtttttacatagaGAGCTtcagtaacaaaaatgtaaattttaggaGGTGGAATAATTGGCTGGTGAATAGCAGCTTTGTACcacaatgaaaaatgtttaaagttctctggtaatttgatttatttatttttgttcagttttttttttaaatatagaaatgatCAAATTCATGTCACTTATGAAGTAATTCATGTTTACACTCCTATAAACTCACATTGACTGATTCCCAAACATGTTATTAGCCAAACCCCTTTGACCTTAAATGTTTACTTAAAGTACGCCCTGAGATTTTAAATTAACCTccttatattttagtgaatttctctgcggctgtacatgccac harbors:
- the pskh1 gene encoding serine/threonine-protein kinase H1 homolog, coding for MGCRTSKVLPEPPADVQLDLVKKVEPHQTDVYKNFIKSDGGGEKTGSPSPQGQSQAAAKVSQSPPPANSQPEPADPHRKKVAKYRAKFDPRVTAKYDIKALIGRGSFSRVIRVEHRSTRQPYAIKMIETRYREGREVCESELCVLRRVRHTNIIQLMEVFETAERVYMVMELATGGELFDRIIARGSFTERDATRVLQMVLDGVKYLHTLGITHRDLKPENLLYYHPGADSKIMITDFGLASTRKKGDECLMKTTCGTPEYIAPEILVRKPYTNAVDMWALGVISYILLSGTMPFEDDNRMRLYRQILKGKYSFSGEPWPSVSNLAKDFIDRVLTVDPTERLTAGQALKHPWIVSMAASSSMKNLQRSISQNLLKRASSRCHSTKSAQSTRSSRSTKSSKARRVREKELRELNRRYQQQCNG